The window GTACTCCGTCCACGCGAGCAGGTAAAAGATTGGGCCGCATCCATCTGGTTTAAAGGTGCTGTACCACGACAAGCTTTCACTCACTGGGTTGCTCAGTACGATCGTCTCCCTACAAGGGAAAGATTGGTAAGTTGGGGCTTACAAGTTCCTCTTTGCTGCTGTCTATGTAACTCGATGGTTGAAAACAGAGACCATGTTTTCCTGAGATGCAATTGGTCAGAGCAACTCTGGAATATGATCCTGCGAAGGTTGGGCCTAAGACAACTAGCTTTCCACACATGGACGGCGTTCTCGGAGTGGCTTAAGCTAAGAAGCTCGCATTGCTCTAGGCTCCTTAAACGTCTGGTCTCCCAAGCAACAATCTACAATATCTGGATTGCAAGGAACAGAAGACTTCATGACAACAACAACTCAAATCCAGCCCAAGTGTTCAAGATCATCGACCGCCAAGTCCGAGACATCGTTCTGGGACATCGGCACCAACGGAAATTCAGCGGCCTAATGCAAGATTGGCTCGCTTTTGAGTAACAACACCAGCTACTTCCATTCATGTGGAAGCTCTTTTGACTAGACCGAgcctttttttattatttttgccaAGGCAAATTCTAGAATGTTTAAAACTATTGTATCTTTACAATCCTGCTTCATTAATATGAAAATTCacattttggcaaaaaaaaaaaaaaaaatgcaaagacATCAATATTATAAAGACGTGTAGgtagttttatataaataagatgAATAGAGTTTCCATTTTATTTTCAGACCTTAGGGAATCTTTACACATGGTTTGGATCGAGGATCACTATtctatctatatttatatacacaTTTTGTTAGTGGAATTCTATGATTAGCGTGATTTGAGAAAGCCTCTTTTGTGAGGAGGGCTGGACTATCGAAGAAGGAGGACGACTAACCTCAAAATTGGCTCACTGCCATTATGTGTTATCAGTTATCACCATTGGTGGCGGAGCGCTTAACACTTCGTGAAACCATCTCCTATTGCAAGGACAAGGGCATGCGGCGACTGAAAGTCTACTCAGACTCACTCCAACTCGTGCAAGCGTTGAAAACGAAATCACTGCCATCAAAAGTTTATGGCATTTTATCAGACATTTTGCATCTTATGTCAACTTTTGAGTTTGTCTCTGTTTCTTGGATTCATCGCAACAGGAACAAGGATGCTGATGCTCTTTGTTTGTGGTTTCATTTTCTGTTTTGAACACCgggtttttatttgttttaatgaAAGTTTGTattacaagaaagaaagaaaaacagtaAATCGAATTGTTTATGCTCGTTACTCCTTAGTACTTTACTGTCGTACCTTTGATTATAGCATATGTAGGCCCTAAGCATATGCATGTAATGTTAAAAAAGATATGCATGGTTGATGGTTTAGAACTAAAACTttgaaaatgtgattttacaTAATTTACCCTCTGTTTCACTATAAAGTAAAACACCGtcgagtttaaaattttaagatagCTTCaagaataatattaattttggacGTGTTGATTAtgatatttaagattttttgtttaataaatagAGAAATGTAAAAGTAGAAAAGCAATGGTGGGTGGGGGCAGTTGTGCTGGGTGATCTTCAAAGTTCAGAAGGCTAAAAAGTTCCCCACCactttgaattttatttttaccaaaCACTATACGTATGTTTCTAATATAGATTTAAGCAATCAAGGCAAAATGCTTATTCTTAATGTGTTGACTTTGATACAAACTTTTGTAAGTACTGTTTTTACGAGAATCGAATTCACCATCAACAATTACGCAAGTGGTCTTGTTTATTATTTCTtccgtttcattttaattatcgTTTTAGGTTTATGCACAcgtattaaaaaaacatatgattttgtatatttccAGAAAAAAACACAATTATCTATACATCTAACTATTTTTTAACtaatagaaaaaaaagagaattttattaataaattttgcattaaaaCTTTAAAACGACACTTATCTTGAAACGAAATATTTTCCGTACAACGACAATTTAATCGAGACGCGGATGGAGTATTGTTATTGTAAAAGTAGAGGACTATTGAAACtttgaaataaatttatgtTCACAGTACTGAAGCTTAGCATAGCAGGTGACGAACAATATGTAGGGAGTTACACACTGAACCGAATTATTTCAAACAAAACAATTATCTTTATTAACGAACCGGATTAGTAATGAAAACAACAAAGTTTATGTTCTGTCTGCGAGTATGCGACCTATAATTTACAGGTTATATGCAAGCGAAAAGAGATGTATGTAACATTGAACTGGATTATTACCAGCTAAACCAACTGCTTCCCACGCTCCAATAAATATCAGTCCCGCCATATGTTGTCATGTTGATGGCATCGTGAGCATACAGCTTTCTAGATCATCGGTTGTCGCTTGTATTTTTTACTGCGCTTGTTTCCACAGCGTGTTGGTTAATGGTAAGACGCGTAATAGCCACTGTATgtgatgtttttaaaaaaaaatctcacccGTGATCGTCTCACAACCTGATCAGAATCTACCAACTGTAATAATAACAGTAACAAAAGTACctataacaaataataaatagaaaaatgaaTTCGAACGACTTCAATGTCTCAGGATCACAACAAACAGTAAAAAGAGCCAACTTTTATTTCAACATGCGGTACAGAAACCCTCAGAAGTTGCCAAGAATCTACAACAATGGTTCCTTAACCACCATGGGAAAATTTCCAAAGAGGGAGTCCCATTTTCTCACCGTTCCAGATTGCTAAAACTTTCATCACTGGGAAAATTGACTCGTTTTCAAATACATTTACATTTAACGCAcctcaaaaaaatgaaaccatAGTCTTTCTCTAATGATTTCATTCCTTAGGGTTCCCAGCTCTTAGCTCAGGTGTTGAATGATATAACTAGGTATGGTCAAAACCAAGAATCAATCCTACCAATGCTATCTAACATGTAAAGAAAGCCGAGAAGGTGGGTTTTGGCAACCATCatatataacaagacttcaagAAGTTTTGTGGAATGAACGAAAGAGACGACGCTTCTTCCTCTTTGAGTGTAATAGTCACTAACGCCGCTCTCCATGTTTGTCTTTTAGGGGGTTTTCTAGTATAGTCTGAAATGAAACGGTGCCGTTAATTCCATCGTTCGTAAACACACGAAGCCCCATCAACTAGTCTTCATCATCGTCCACAAATAtttcatttgtatatataactCCATAAATAGAAAACGCACCAAGTCAATAGGATCGTGCAtaattctctcatctcaacatgTTACTTGATACTATTATTAGTTTGTGGTTTTCAGACTCCTTGTGCTCCTCTATAAAACGAACTCAAGAATCACCAGAACAaatcagaaaacaaaaacaaaacacaaaaaagagggtaaacataaaaagaagctaaaaaaaaattataagtatCAATAAGGTAAACTACAATAAAAATGGCGGGCTTGCGACTAAAGGCGTTGTTTTTTGTACTACTAGTGGTTATGGCCATCTCAATAGCAAACGCTGCCAAGGATCTCAAAGAAAAAGATGTTGGAGTCCAAAGAAACTTACATGAAGACGATAAAGGTGATAAAAAAGATGATAAGGGTGATAAAAAAGAGGCCCCTAATAAAGATGATAAAAAAGATGATAAGAAAGATGATAagaaagaggagaaagaagaatcaGTTGGTTCTAAAGTAGCCAAAAAAGTCAAAGGAGCTGCTGCATCTGTTGCATCAGCTGCATCCAATGCATCTGCTGCCTCAGCTGCATCTGCCGCTTCTGTTGCCTCTGCTGCATCAGGTAAAATCAAAGGAGCTGTTGCACCTATTGGTGATAAGTTGGGACTCAAAGCCCCAAGCGGTCCATCAATTGATGTTAAAGCATCTGGAGCTAAAGGAGACGGCAAAACCGATGACACTGCGGTACGTATACCAAATCTTTTTACATTATGTAAGTTTTTCTTCCGTCTTATTATTATGGCTTTTACGTAAGAATAATGTGGTGCGGGTCGATATGGTATATAGGCATTTATGGCAGTATGGAAAAAAGCTATTGAAGCAGCAACACCAACAACGATTACAGTGCCAAAGGGTGACTACTTGGTAAACGAACTAATGCTCGAAGGTCCAAGCAAATGTGCTATCACTTTCGATATGCATGGCAATCTTAAGGCTCCATCTGCTGTCACCACCCGAAAACCACACAGTGGATGGGTTAATTTCAGAAAACTCAAGGATTTCAAATTGATTGGAAACGGAGCCATTTTTGACGGTCAAGGCTCAGTGGCTTGGAAGGTCAATGACTGCAAACAGACCGGCAAATGCAACAATCTCCCCATCGTAAGCACTTTTAACTATAggtttaaaatgtttttctttaatcACTAGATTTTGACTTACTTTTTAATATTCATTTACCAAGTATGCATGTGTGTGTGGTTTGGTAACAGAACATCCGACTTACGCAACTCAATAACTCGATAATTAGCGGCATAACATCAACAAACAGCAAGCTATTCCACATGAACATCCATCAATGCACCAACGTAACTCTTCAAGATGTTCATATTGACGCACCTCCTGAGAGTCTCAACACCGATGGTATCCACGTCGGAAAGTCCGTAGGTGTCACCATAAGAGGGTCAAAGATCAAAACCGGAGATGACTGCATTTCCATTGGAGGCGGTACTGAAAATTTACTTGTGGAGGGCGTAGAATGTGGACCAGGACACGGTCTTTCCATCGGAAGTCTTGGAAAGTACCCTAATGAGCAACCAGTGAAAGGAATCACCATTCGTAAATGCATCATCAAGCATACCGATAATGGTGTCCGTATCAAAACATGGCCTGGATCTCCCCCTGGTCTCGTCTCCGGCGCTCTTTTTGAAGATATCACCATGGATAATGTTAGCTTGCCCATTCTCGTCGACCAAGTGTACTGCCCTCATGGCAAATGCAAATCAGGGGTATGTAACTGAATCAAAATCTTTGGTATATTCGAAACCGCATTTATAGTGAATATTTGACCAAGCATTTTAAAATctctatttaattaaatatatgtgCAGCCATCAAAGGTGCAGTTGGAGAACCTGAGCTTCAAGAACATTAGGGGCACATCATCAACAAAGATTGCTGTGCAACTAAACTGCAGCCCAGGCTGTCCTTGCAAGAATGTTGCTTTGGCTGACATAAACTTGGTCAGCACTGGTAAAGAGGGAGCAGCTGTCTCGGCATGTTCTAACGTCAAGCCTACTGTCACCGGGAAAATGATTCCAGCGGCTTGCACCGAAGAATGTAAACCGGAGAAAAAGTAAAGTCGCTTGTCCACCATGCATCCATCCGCTCCGGTGGAGATGATTCCATTAGAtggaatattaaattatatctaagTTTTTTTGCGGAATAAATAGGTAACAGTCCCTTTAAGCTTGGAGTTTACCAGCTAAAGAGTGACTAATTATTGAGTAGTACGTAATTAATGTATGATTCGAAACATGCGAGAATGTTTCAggttttgtttaataaataaaagatattattgaaTATCTTAGTTCTTATAtcttaaatatttctaaaaatatatatatatgtatatatatatatatatattctaataaatttaatatatttctttttatagtatatcattttgtttgtttgaataACTTTTGTAAGAGATTTCGCGCTCCATCCGCACAAACCTATCATGTAAACTCTAAAGCCTACCAAATGCGAGAATCTAACACTCTTTGTGCATATGAAAACTCATGATGGGACGCATGTCACGCATCAAGCATATCTCTCAAGAAAAATGTACTTAAGGTGTCACTACATCTACTAGCTAAACCAAGTGCGTAAACTTCCTTTGCAAGTTCGCATGTAGTCGAAAGATTTACTACAATGCTCCTTATGCTGATCACTCCAATGGAAATCGTATAAGTGAACAATCTTACCATCATACACTCAAGCACCTCGCATATATCCCAACGCAGTAGaagtattttcttataataaaaacactCAAAGTGATGTTTAGAAAGCCATTTCTCACATTTGAGAGGAATACGTGATTAGTAAAATCGTAATAGTACCTAACCGACCCCTCCTAATGCTGACAAAAGAAAGTTTCATAAATATCCTTCTATAATATACTCCtcctatttttaaataatagatattttaatgttgtcacaaatattaagaaaaatttaatatttgacTATCAATgcattaacttttaaaattataataattttccaTAAATTTAAATCAATTGTAATTCATTAAACTCAAAATGGTTAATTAacattttttgaagtttacaattcaTATATAAGAAATCTAAAACATTGATCTTTTAAAAACAAGTAAAAAATGATAGAACATGGATTATTTATAACAGAGgagtatatatatcttttaaccTCTTTAAAACCCATTTTGCATTTGAGAGTCAAAGAATCTTCGAAGAGCATTTAGTGTTCTAGGTAACCTTGACCGTTTCTTTGTGGTGCCAGGCCAGTCTTGATCTAAAGAAGATCAAGGTACTGTTTTAGAGgccattttatattaaataattaggGATATCTAATATTTGATGTTGAATCATATAAATATTCACTCTAAGATGAGGATACAAGTTTTACAATTATGATGAaagtatatttaaataaaaatatatgtaaatatttatgtataaatatatacttaactacagattaaaaaaagaaaacatatttacgTATATTTTTAGCTATATGAAAAAATGGAAGTTATATGTACATAAATAACACCCCATTTATAGAAAACGCACCAAGTCAGAACGATCATCGCGCATGATTTGCTAATTCTACATCATTCTATTTTTAGCTAGTTAGAAGGAGTTTGTGGTTTTCATTTTCCTTCTGCGCTGCTATAAAACGGACTTTCGTCTCATCATtagaaccaaaaacaaaaaacaaaaaaaataagcaTCTAGTATAAATAAGACAAAATCAAAGAGAATAAAAATGGTGGGTTTGCGCAGAGCAAAGACGGTACTTCTTGTATTAGTGGTGGTTATTTCCAACACAATAGCAGACGGGGCACCCCTTGATCGAGGACCCAAAGGAAGCGTCGCAGCTGCACCTCTTGGTGCTACGGTTCCCGGAGGAGGCAATGCAGCTGCACCGGTTGGAGCTGCTACTACAGCACCAGCTGGAGCCAAAGGAAGCCCTGCAGCTGCACCGGTTGGAGCTACAGCACCAGCAGCAGCCGCAGGAGGCCTTGCAGCTGCACCAGCAGGAGCCGCAGGAGCCGCAGGATCACTTGACGTTAAAGCAGCAGGAGCCAAAGGAGACGGAACAACCGATGACACTGCGGTACGTACCAAATCTGATATTACATATTTattcgtttaattttttttttttttttttattaagttacGTATGGTTTTTATATATAGGCATTTACGGCTGTGTGGAAAACAGCATGTGAAGCACCAGGACCGAGCACGATTACAGTGCCAAAGGGTGACTATTTGGTGAACAACATAGAGTTCTTAGGTCCATGCAAGGGTCCCGTCACTTTCGAAATGAGTGGCAATATGAAAGCTCCGGCTACGGTCGCTGCCGTTAAGCCTAACTCTGGAT is drawn from Brassica rapa cultivar Chiifu-401-42 chromosome A05, CAAS_Brap_v3.01, whole genome shotgun sequence and contains these coding sequences:
- the LOC103870630 gene encoding exopolygalacturonase clone GBGA483-like — translated: MAGLRLKALFFVLLVVMAISIANAAKDLKEKDVGVQRNLHEDDKGDKKDDKGDKKEAPNKDDKKDDKKDDKKEEKEESVGSKVAKKVKGAAASVASAASNASAASAASAASVASAASGKIKGAVAPIGDKLGLKAPSGPSIDVKASGAKGDGKTDDTAAFMAVWKKAIEAATPTTITVPKGDYLVNELMLEGPSKCAITFDMHGNLKAPSAVTTRKPHSGWVNFRKLKDFKLIGNGAIFDGQGSVAWKVNDCKQTGKCNNLPINIRLTQLNNSIISGITSTNSKLFHMNIHQCTNVTLQDVHIDAPPESLNTDGIHVGKSVGVTIRGSKIKTGDDCISIGGGTENLLVEGVECGPGHGLSIGSLGKYPNEQPVKGITIRKCIIKHTDNGVRIKTWPGSPPGLVSGALFEDITMDNVSLPILVDQVYCPHGKCKSGPSKVQLENLSFKNIRGTSSTKIAVQLNCSPGCPCKNVALADINLVSTGKEGAAVSACSNVKPTVTGKMIPAACTEECKPEKK